In a single window of the Mustelus asterias chromosome 3, sMusAst1.hap1.1, whole genome shotgun sequence genome:
- the gp9 gene encoding platelet glycoprotein IX: protein MHSEHKMLISGGLALLFLLNVPIVKSCPSSCQHTELGGQDLKVDCSFRHLKEVPAVPENTVELYLQNNHLTTVAPGTFDKLQNLRKIDLSGNPWNCDCRITYLKHWLEDQQLKPNPPVCCASPALINGKRLLNLTGNEYAVCPGRESIQCKPFLYRDIWLVVAFLLVLILLLCTVCMAKHLNFWIFMTGSYFLPESHRSRLKSQ, encoded by the exons ATGCACAGTGAG CACAAGATGTTGATCTCTGGTGGGTTAGCATTACTTTTCTTGCTCAATGTGCCAATTGTCAAGTCGTGCCCCTCATCCTGCCAACACACAGAACTCGGTGGCCAGGATCTCAAAGTTGACTGCAGCTTCAGGCATCTGAAGGAAGTTCCTGCTGTCCCTGAAAACACTGTTGAACTCTACCTCCAGAACAACCATTTAACCACAGTCGCTCCGGGCACGTTCGACAAGCTTCAGAACCTGAGGAAGATCGATCTCTCTGGCAACCCGTGGAACTGTGATTGCCGCATTACATATCTCAAACACTGGCTAGAAGACCAACAACTCAAACCTAATCCACCAGTTTGTTGTGCATCTCCTGCTTTAATTAATGGTAAGAGGTTGTTGAACCTAACAGGGAATGAGTACGCTGTCTGTCCCGGACGTGAATCAATCCAGTGTAAACCATTTCTTTACAGAGACATTTGGCTGGTTGTTGCATTTTTGCTTGTTCTCATTTTGTTGCTGTGCACAGTTTGCATGGCAAAGCACTTGAACTTCTGGATTTTTATGACAGGTTCTTACTTTCTGCCAGAAAGTCACAGAAGCAGATTGAAAAGCCAATAG